The Burkholderia ambifaria AMMD genome has a segment encoding these proteins:
- a CDS encoding glutathione S-transferase family protein, with the protein MTMPTLTLISHPLCPFVQRAAIVLLEKQVPFQRINVDLSDKPAWFLEISPTGKVPVLQVQEAGGSNEVLFESVAICEYLQETHSGPSLYPDDPLERAKHRAWIEFGSATLAEAWGYLNAKDHFTANVKATSLKDKLAQLEKVLGLGPYFDGETFGMVDAVFAPVFRYFDVLQTDSGPSPFPDFPKVDAWRERLRVRASIIAAVSADYPALFRAHLRRQKALLMEEIYGASQPYPATSHKL; encoded by the coding sequence ATGACAATGCCCACGCTTACCCTGATTAGCCACCCGCTGTGCCCGTTCGTTCAACGGGCGGCCATCGTGCTGCTAGAGAAGCAAGTTCCTTTTCAGCGTATCAACGTTGATCTTAGTGACAAGCCCGCTTGGTTCTTGGAAATATCGCCGACGGGCAAGGTACCCGTGCTTCAAGTTCAAGAAGCTGGTGGTTCCAATGAAGTACTGTTTGAAAGTGTGGCGATTTGTGAATACCTGCAGGAAACCCATTCTGGTCCGAGCCTGTATCCAGATGATCCACTGGAACGAGCCAAACACCGCGCATGGATCGAGTTTGGCTCGGCGACGCTGGCAGAGGCGTGGGGATATTTGAACGCCAAGGACCATTTCACTGCCAACGTGAAAGCCACTTCGCTCAAGGACAAACTGGCCCAACTCGAAAAAGTTCTGGGCCTTGGTCCATACTTCGACGGAGAGACCTTTGGCATGGTGGATGCGGTCTTTGCCCCCGTCTTTCGCTACTTCGATGTTTTGCAAACAGATAGTGGCCCGTCGCCTTTCCCCGATTTTCCTAAGGTAGATGCCTGGCGTGAAAGGCTCAGGGTAAGAGCCAGCATTATAGCTGCTGTTTCCGCCGATTATCCGGCGCTTTTTCGAGCGCACTTGCGGCGTCAGAAGGCCTTGCTGATGGAAGAAATTTACGGTGCGTCCCAACCGTATCCGGCCACATCCCACAAGCTCTAG
- a CDS encoding 2-aminoethylphosphonate aminotransferase, whose translation MLLLNPGPVTLTERVRRSLLQPDLCHRESEFFDLQDEARARLVAAYELDPAEWAAVLMTGSGTAAVESMIAALVPQDGKLLVIENGVYGERIAQIATQYGIAHDVLKHEWMQAPDPAQIGAKLDAGGYSHVAVIHHETTTGRLNDLGKIADVCRARGVKMLVDGVSSFGAEAIDFAGGVIDAVAATANKCLHGVPGAAFVIVRRSALAKAASRTYYLDLGRLAKLQDQRNTPFTPSVHAYYALVEALREFDEAGGWRARHAHYKALADQAQAGLAARGMSLVLPEGASSVVLRAYRLPQGVTYETLHDGLKARGFVIYAGQGGLSKELFRISTMGAIQAADVERLMEGFTELTR comes from the coding sequence ATGCTGCTGCTGAACCCCGGCCCGGTCACGCTCACCGAACGCGTGCGCCGCAGCCTGCTGCAACCCGACCTGTGCCATCGCGAAAGCGAGTTTTTCGATCTGCAGGATGAAGCGCGTGCGCGCCTCGTCGCCGCGTACGAGCTCGATCCGGCGGAATGGGCCGCCGTGCTGATGACGGGCTCGGGCACCGCCGCCGTCGAAAGCATGATCGCGGCGCTCGTGCCGCAGGACGGCAAGCTGCTCGTGATCGAGAATGGCGTGTACGGCGAGCGCATCGCGCAGATCGCGACGCAGTACGGGATCGCGCATGATGTGCTGAAGCATGAGTGGATGCAGGCGCCTGATCCCGCGCAGATTGGTGCCAAGCTCGATGCGGGTGGGTATTCGCACGTCGCGGTGATTCATCATGAAACGACGACGGGCCGGCTGAATGATCTCGGTAAGATCGCCGACGTATGCCGTGCGCGCGGTGTGAAGATGCTCGTCGATGGTGTGAGCAGCTTTGGGGCTGAGGCGATCGACTTTGCCGGCGGTGTGATCGATGCTGTTGCCGCTACTGCGAACAAGTGCCTGCACGGTGTGCCGGGGGCCGCGTTCGTGATCGTGCGCCGTAGCGCGCTCGCGAAGGCCGCGAGCCGTACGTACTACCTCGATCTCGGTCGTCTCGCGAAGCTGCAGGATCAGCGGAATACGCCGTTTACGCCTTCCGTGCATGCTTACTATGCGCTCGTCGAGGCACTGCGCGAGTTCGACGAAGCCGGTGGCTGGCGTGCGCGGCATGCGCACTACAAGGCGCTCGCTGATCAGGCGCAGGCCGGGCTGGCGGCGCGCGGGATGTCGCTCGTGCTGCCGGAAGGCGCTTCGTCGGTCGTGCTGCGTGCGTATCGGCTGCCGCAAGGTGTCACGTACGAGACGCTGCATGACGGGTTGAAGGCACGCGGCTTCGTGATCTATGCGGGGCAAGGCGGGTTGTCGAAGGAACTGTTCCGGATCTCGACGATGGGGGCGATTCAGGCGGCTGACGTCGAGCGGTTGATGGAGGGGTTTACGGAGTTGACGCGGTAG